A genomic window from Pseudonocardia broussonetiae includes:
- a CDS encoding serine hydrolase domain-containing protein, giving the protein MAELKVEAEPAEVGFDPQRLARIDEHFARYVDDGRLAGWTVAVARRDRVVHVSHHGLADVEAGRPVGDDTLWRIYSMTKPITSVAVLMLHERGLLALTDPVAQYLPAFADLRVYRSGSAANPGTAPAAEPMRVWHLLTHTAGLTYGFHHAHPVDEMYRSRGFEFGVPAGMDLATACDTWARIPLVHQPGAEWNYSVATDVLGRLVEVVSGKALDAFLAEEVLGPLDMTDTGFGAADPERLAALYVPKPGGGLHRNDRMGDAALREPTFLSGGGGLVSTAADYHRFCRMLLRGGELDGARLLGPRTLAYATRNHLPGDQDLASFGRPIFAESNFDGVGFGLGFSVVVDATAGKALTSDGEYAWGGLASTAFYVDPVEEITAMFFTQLMPSSTYPIRPQLRTLVTQALVD; this is encoded by the coding sequence GTGGCCGAACTGAAGGTGGAAGCCGAGCCGGCGGAGGTCGGGTTCGACCCGCAGCGGCTCGCCCGGATCGACGAGCACTTCGCCCGCTACGTCGACGACGGCCGGCTCGCCGGCTGGACCGTCGCCGTCGCCCGCCGCGACCGGGTGGTGCACGTGAGCCACCACGGGCTCGCCGACGTCGAGGCCGGGCGCCCCGTCGGCGACGACACGCTGTGGCGGATCTACTCGATGACCAAGCCGATCACCTCGGTGGCCGTGCTGATGCTCCACGAGCGCGGCCTGCTGGCGCTCACCGACCCGGTGGCGCAGTACCTGCCCGCGTTCGCCGACCTGCGCGTCTACCGCAGCGGGTCCGCCGCCAACCCCGGCACCGCGCCGGCCGCCGAGCCGATGCGGGTCTGGCACCTGCTCACCCACACCGCCGGGCTCACCTACGGCTTCCACCACGCGCACCCCGTCGACGAGATGTACCGCAGCCGCGGCTTCGAGTTCGGCGTGCCCGCCGGCATGGACCTGGCCACCGCCTGCGACACCTGGGCCCGCATCCCGCTCGTGCACCAGCCCGGCGCGGAGTGGAACTACTCGGTGGCCACCGACGTGCTGGGCCGGCTCGTCGAGGTGGTGTCGGGGAAGGCGCTGGACGCGTTCCTCGCCGAGGAGGTCCTCGGTCCGCTGGACATGACCGACACCGGCTTCGGCGCGGCCGACCCCGAGCGCCTCGCCGCGCTGTACGTCCCGAAGCCCGGCGGCGGCCTGCACCGCAACGACCGCATGGGCGACGCCGCGCTGCGCGAGCCGACCTTCCTCTCCGGCGGCGGCGGGCTGGTCTCCACCGCGGCCGACTACCACCGCTTCTGCCGCATGCTCCTGCGCGGCGGCGAGCTCGACGGCGCCCGCCTGCTGGGCCCGCGCACCCTGGCCTACGCCACCCGCAACCACCTGCCCGGCGACCAGGACCTCGCGTCGTTCGGGCGTCCGATCTTCGCGGAGTCCAACTTCGACGGCGTCGGCTTCGGCCTCGGCTTCTCGGTGGTCGTCGACGCCACCGCGGGCAAGGCCCTCACCAGCGACGGCGAGTACGCCTGGGGCGGGCTGGCCAGCACCGCCTTCTACGTCGACCCCGTCGAGGAGATCACCGCGATGTTCTTCACGCAGCTCATGCCGTCGAGCACGTACCCGATCCGTCCGCAGCTGCGGACGCTGGTGACCCAGGCGCTGGTGGACTGA
- a CDS encoding phage holin family protein translates to MSNALAFVVRVAVVAVSLWVATLIVPGIDVAAGGTVSQALTLVGVALIFGLVNAVLKPLIKVVGCPFYVLTLGLFGLVVNALLFLLVGFVADGLGLPFTVGGFGAAFVGAIVVAVVGFVLHVVIPDRIDQR, encoded by the coding sequence ATGTCGAACGCGCTCGCCTTCGTCGTCCGGGTGGCGGTCGTCGCCGTCAGCCTGTGGGTGGCCACGCTGATCGTGCCGGGGATCGACGTCGCCGCGGGCGGCACCGTGAGCCAGGCGCTCACCCTCGTCGGCGTCGCGCTGATCTTCGGTCTGGTCAACGCGGTGCTCAAACCGCTGATCAAGGTGGTGGGCTGCCCGTTCTACGTGCTGACGCTGGGCCTGTTCGGGCTCGTCGTCAACGCGCTGCTGTTCCTGCTCGTCGGGTTCGTGGCCGACGGGCTGGGCCTGCCGTTCACCGTCGGAGGGTTCGGGGCGGCGTTCGTCGGGGCGATCGTGGTGGCCGTGGTCGGGTTCGTGCTGCACGTCGTCATCCCCGACCGGATCGACCAGCGCTAG
- the tenA gene encoding thiaminase II: protein MAPRDVLWSDITGVYEAILAHPFLTGLTDGTLPREAFRHYVVQDAHYLRGYAKALAVCAAKAPDESATVMFAQHAAGAIAAERDLHASLLDELGTLDDEVAPATQAYLSYLLATAHGGSYADAVGAVLPCYWIYARVGATLLEAGSPDPLYARWIAMYGGEDFQGVVDAVLAETDRTAAALSEPDLARMRRHFATTARYEWMFWDGAHRQERWPI from the coding sequence GTGGCTCCCCGCGACGTGCTCTGGTCCGACATCACCGGTGTCTACGAGGCGATCCTCGCCCACCCGTTCCTCACCGGGCTCACCGACGGCACGCTGCCGCGGGAGGCCTTCCGGCACTACGTCGTGCAGGACGCGCACTACCTGCGCGGCTACGCCAAGGCGCTCGCCGTGTGCGCCGCGAAGGCCCCCGACGAGTCCGCGACGGTGATGTTCGCCCAGCACGCGGCGGGCGCGATCGCGGCCGAGCGGGACCTGCACGCGTCGCTGCTCGACGAGCTCGGCACCCTCGACGACGAGGTCGCCCCGGCCACCCAGGCCTACCTCAGCTACCTGCTCGCCACGGCGCACGGCGGCTCCTACGCCGACGCCGTCGGCGCGGTCCTGCCCTGCTACTGGATCTACGCCCGCGTCGGCGCGACGCTGCTGGAGGCGGGCTCGCCCGACCCGCTCTACGCGCGCTGGATCGCGATGTACGGGGGCGAGGACTTCCAGGGCGTCGTCGACGCCGTGCTGGCCGAGACCGACCGCACCGCCGCGGCGCTGTCGGAGCCCGACCTCGCCCGCATGCGGCGGCACTTCGCCACGACCGCGCGCTACGAGTGGATGTTCTGGGACGGCGCGCACCGCCAGGAGCGCTGGCCGATCTAG
- a CDS encoding class I adenylate-forming enzyme family protein, with amino-acid sequence MTTLDYPEVPVDALLAGSARRYGDRTALHFAGRELTYAELHSRAGAFANALHGAGIGRGDVVAIHLPNCPQYAVAYYGILLAGATFSPTNPLLPPPDLAAQLADCGAVAAVTWAPAAPALAAVRDRTAIRLVLVTDREQAVDPAHRLTLDGSLGDARDFEEFHADAPTAPPAVEIDVHRDLAHLAYTGGTTGRSKGVQLPHRNVVVNVLQYACGGTGSVPTLDDEGGIVLDQVGSPEEFPTRLGTGVAIGLAPWFHAMGTIGGLNVPTATGATTVLHERFDPGAYLADAERFGITGMSGAPPVYGALLRHPDFATRDLSTIRGLSSGAAPLPVEMIQGLQRRLGEDVVITEGYGLTEVTMGATIGPAARSAVRKPGTVGPPVADTEVRIVDPAGTDMTALPTGEPGEVVIRGPQVMTGYKDRPEDNEAVLVDGWLRTGDIGVLDEDGYLSIVDRKKDMLLYKGYNVYPRDLEEILHAQPGVAGAAVVGRPDPEVGELPVAFVVAPGADPEALMEAVNAQVTPYKRLRELHLVDAIPVSAAGKVLKRELRERLQKDTNG; translated from the coding sequence ATGACCACGCTGGACTACCCCGAGGTCCCGGTCGACGCGCTGCTCGCGGGCTCGGCCCGGCGCTACGGCGACCGCACCGCGCTGCACTTCGCGGGCCGCGAGCTCACCTACGCCGAGCTGCACTCCCGCGCGGGGGCCTTCGCCAACGCCCTGCACGGCGCCGGGATCGGGCGCGGCGACGTCGTCGCGATCCACCTGCCCAACTGCCCCCAGTACGCCGTCGCCTACTACGGGATCCTGCTGGCGGGCGCCACGTTCTCCCCCACGAACCCGTTGCTGCCCCCGCCCGACCTGGCCGCGCAGCTCGCCGACTGCGGCGCCGTCGCCGCCGTCACGTGGGCCCCGGCCGCGCCCGCGCTGGCCGCGGTGCGCGACCGGACCGCGATCCGGCTCGTGCTCGTCACCGACCGCGAGCAGGCCGTCGACCCGGCGCACCGGCTCACCCTCGACGGCTCGCTCGGCGACGCCCGCGACTTCGAGGAGTTCCACGCCGACGCCCCGACCGCGCCGCCGGCCGTCGAGATCGACGTCCACCGCGACCTGGCCCACCTCGCCTACACCGGCGGCACGACGGGCCGGTCGAAGGGCGTGCAGCTGCCGCACCGCAACGTCGTGGTCAACGTGCTGCAGTACGCGTGCGGCGGCACCGGCAGCGTCCCGACCCTCGACGACGAGGGCGGCATCGTCCTCGACCAGGTCGGCTCCCCCGAGGAGTTCCCGACGCGGCTGGGCACGGGCGTCGCGATCGGGCTGGCGCCGTGGTTCCACGCGATGGGCACGATCGGCGGGCTCAACGTCCCCACCGCCACCGGCGCCACGACCGTGCTCCACGAGCGCTTCGACCCCGGCGCCTACCTCGCCGACGCCGAGCGCTTCGGCATCACGGGCATGAGCGGCGCACCGCCGGTCTACGGCGCGCTGCTGCGCCACCCCGACTTCGCCACGCGTGACCTCTCCACCATCCGCGGCCTGTCCTCGGGCGCGGCCCCGCTGCCCGTCGAGATGATCCAGGGGCTGCAGCGCCGGCTCGGCGAGGACGTCGTCATCACCGAGGGGTACGGGCTCACCGAGGTCACGATGGGCGCCACGATCGGCCCGGCCGCGCGCTCGGCGGTGCGCAAGCCCGGCACGGTCGGCCCGCCGGTCGCCGACACCGAGGTGCGGATCGTCGACCCGGCCGGCACCGACATGACCGCGCTGCCCACCGGGGAGCCGGGTGAGGTCGTGATCCGCGGGCCGCAGGTGATGACCGGCTACAAGGACCGGCCCGAGGACAACGAGGCCGTGCTCGTCGACGGCTGGCTGCGCACCGGCGACATCGGCGTCCTCGACGAGGACGGCTACCTCTCGATCGTCGACCGCAAGAAGGACATGCTGCTCTACAAGGGCTACAACGTGTACCCGCGCGACCTGGAGGAGATCCTGCACGCGCAGCCCGGCGTCGCGGGGGCGGCGGTGGTCGGGCGGCCGGACCCGGAGGTCGGGGAGCTGCCGGTGGCGTTCGTCGTGGCGCCCGGCGCCGACCCCGAGGCGCTGATGGAGGCGGTCAACGCGCAGGTCACGCCGTACAAGCGGCTGCGCGAGCTGCACCTCGTCGACGCCATCCCGGTGTCGGCGGCGGGCAAGGTCCTCAAGCGCGAGCTGCGGGAACGGTTGCAGAAAGACACGAACGGGTGA
- a CDS encoding cytochrome P450: MTSSTTWTTRPNLSDVERFWTAPVAERAAAFAALREREPVPFFEEPQFAFLPQGAGYWALTRLDDLVEASRNAKVFTSGPGATSIADMPPEFLEFYGSMINTDDPRHARLRRIVSRGFTPRRLAALTDEVQATATAIVDDIVDAGEVDAVTAISARLPLKIVCDMMGVPESQYDFVFQKSNVILGASDPEYVPDAENIIVALLEAGNALAELMRDLGRHREQNPTDDVTSALVNAEIDGERLTPDELASFFILLVVAGNETTRNAISWGLKLLTDHPEQRRIWLDDLDAVTPTAVEEIVRWASPVIYMRRTLAVDAVLGGQAMSEGDKVLLFYWAANRDPAHFTDPDAFDVRRSPNPHVGFGGAGPHFCLGAHLARREMAVMFRELLTRVPDIHATAEPRRLQSMFINGIKSMPVSVR, translated from the coding sequence ATGACGTCGAGCACGACCTGGACCACCCGGCCGAACCTGTCCGATGTCGAGCGCTTCTGGACCGCTCCCGTCGCCGAGCGGGCCGCCGCCTTCGCGGCGCTGCGGGAGCGGGAGCCGGTGCCGTTCTTCGAGGAGCCGCAGTTCGCGTTCCTGCCCCAGGGCGCCGGCTACTGGGCGCTGACCCGCCTCGACGACCTCGTGGAGGCGAGCCGCAACGCGAAGGTGTTCACCTCCGGTCCGGGCGCGACGAGCATCGCCGACATGCCGCCGGAGTTCCTCGAGTTCTACGGCTCGATGATCAACACCGACGACCCGCGGCACGCGCGCCTGCGCCGGATCGTCTCCCGCGGGTTCACCCCGAGGCGCCTGGCCGCGCTCACCGACGAGGTGCAGGCCACCGCCACCGCGATCGTCGACGACATCGTCGACGCCGGTGAGGTCGACGCCGTCACCGCGATCTCCGCACGGCTGCCGCTCAAGATCGTCTGCGACATGATGGGCGTGCCGGAGAGCCAGTACGACTTCGTGTTCCAGAAGTCGAACGTCATCCTCGGCGCGAGCGACCCGGAGTACGTCCCGGACGCCGAGAACATCATCGTGGCGCTGCTGGAGGCGGGCAACGCGCTCGCCGAGCTCATGCGCGACCTGGGCCGCCACCGCGAGCAGAACCCGACCGACGACGTGACGTCCGCGCTCGTCAACGCCGAGATCGACGGCGAGCGCCTCACCCCCGACGAGCTGGCGAGCTTCTTCATCCTGCTCGTCGTCGCCGGCAACGAGACCACCCGCAACGCGATCAGCTGGGGCCTCAAGCTGCTCACCGACCACCCCGAGCAGCGCCGGATCTGGCTCGACGACCTCGACGCCGTCACGCCGACCGCGGTCGAGGAGATCGTCCGCTGGGCGTCGCCGGTGATCTACATGCGGCGCACCCTGGCCGTCGACGCCGTGCTGGGCGGGCAGGCGATGTCGGAGGGCGACAAGGTGCTGCTCTTCTACTGGGCGGCCAACCGCGACCCCGCGCACTTCACCGACCCGGACGCGTTCGACGTCCGGCGCTCCCCCAACCCGCACGTCGGCTTCGGCGGGGCCGGGCCGCACTTCTGCCTGGGCGCCCACCTCGCGCGCCGGGAGATGGCGGTGATGTTCCGCGAGCTGCTCACGCGCGTGCCCGACATCCACGCCACCGCCGAGCCTCGCCGCCTCCAGTCGATGTTCATCAACGGGATCAAGAGCATGCCCGTGAGCGTCCGATGA
- a CDS encoding helix-turn-helix transcriptional regulator gives MTRLGVGIGLVGRRDEVSALTAALGRAAAGTPAGVLLSGEAGVGKSRLVAEAAARATASGFTVLTGRCLDTAEAALPYLPFAEIVGSLPRELVAGHEALRHLLPDGPPRGEPGGDRALGQLRVFDAVLSVLDELTAERPALVVVEDLHWADRSSRDLLVFLLSRLDAQRLVVLATYRSDDLHRRHPLRPVLSELVRLPAVERLELGPLGPDDALSLVRLLADGSLAPPLLHSVARRSEGNAFFAEELVSACSDGLPHSLVEVLLARVESLSPTTQRLLRVASVGGRRVRHDQLAAVAGLDVDELELGLREAVHHHVLVTDETTSAPGTDGYAFRHALLREAIHHDLLPGERSRLHAAFAALLADPSAPDEPGRAALLAHHALAAHDLPTALAASVRAAREADEQEAPAELLLHAERALELWSAVPGAEEVAGTAEHEVTRMAAWAASATGDPERGSALGRRALEIAERRGDPVLTAKTRLKYAMRLVDRGDDLREARAAAEQSLAVLAGGPPSGELAWCHAVLARAHYRVDDFPASVRCGEQALEVAAALPDDDAAQAAAADALATIAGCEAYSGRPEQARERLAAARSLARRAGDLGAELRTYSAVGFSLLEECRFTAAAAELAEGEGRAAATGLRWSMPGLDVRVAHVVARFLAGDWDAAETAADLAGAAVPASVSARLVGAGLLVAAARGRFDVVERRHAELGRRPPENVQAVTFLGVAATESALWRGEPDEAVARAAAARAALDAIEPFQFGAIALAAIGVAAHAQRAAAGADAGEARDAARLLVGVAEETARRGLPRGTEMGPEGRAWLLRARAELTRLTGPDPSAWDGVVAAFGYEVDGGSEAVVRAGLGYRGACAALLRAEARLATGAPGAADDLAAAHRTATALRAAPLLDAVGALAARAGVTPAGAPAPAGDVLTPRERSVLEQVALGGTNRRIGAALFISEKTVSVHLSRVMAKLGVTSRTEAVSVAYARGLLGPRLPV, from the coding sequence GTGACGCGGCTGGGGGTCGGGATCGGGCTGGTGGGCCGCCGGGACGAGGTCTCGGCGCTCACCGCCGCGCTCGGGCGCGCCGCCGCGGGCACCCCGGCCGGGGTGCTGCTGTCGGGCGAGGCGGGCGTCGGCAAGTCGCGGCTCGTGGCCGAGGCGGCGGCCCGGGCCACCGCGTCCGGCTTCACCGTGCTCACCGGGCGCTGCCTCGACACCGCCGAGGCCGCGCTGCCCTACCTCCCGTTCGCCGAGATCGTGGGGTCGCTGCCGCGCGAGCTGGTCGCCGGGCACGAGGCGCTGCGCCACCTGCTGCCCGACGGCCCGCCCCGGGGCGAGCCGGGCGGCGACCGCGCACTGGGCCAGCTCCGCGTGTTCGACGCCGTGCTGTCGGTGCTCGACGAGCTCACCGCCGAGCGGCCCGCGCTCGTCGTCGTCGAGGACCTGCACTGGGCCGACCGCTCCAGCCGCGACCTGCTCGTCTTCCTGCTGTCCCGGCTCGACGCGCAGCGCCTGGTCGTGCTGGCCACCTACCGCTCCGACGACCTGCACCGCCGCCACCCGCTGCGGCCCGTGCTCTCCGAGCTGGTGCGGCTGCCGGCCGTCGAGCGGCTGGAGCTGGGCCCGCTCGGCCCCGACGACGCGCTGTCGCTGGTGCGCCTGCTCGCCGACGGGTCGCTCGCGCCGCCGCTGCTGCACAGCGTCGCCCGGCGCAGCGAGGGCAACGCGTTCTTCGCCGAGGAGCTCGTCTCCGCCTGCTCCGACGGGCTGCCGCACAGCCTCGTCGAGGTGCTGCTGGCCCGGGTCGAGAGCCTCAGCCCGACCACGCAGCGGCTGCTGCGGGTGGCGTCGGTCGGCGGGCGGCGCGTGCGCCACGACCAGCTCGCCGCCGTCGCCGGACTCGACGTCGACGAGCTGGAGCTCGGGCTGCGCGAGGCCGTGCACCACCACGTGCTGGTCACCGACGAGACGACCTCGGCGCCGGGCACCGACGGCTACGCCTTCCGCCACGCCCTGCTGCGCGAGGCCATCCACCACGACCTGCTGCCCGGCGAGCGCAGCCGCCTGCACGCCGCGTTCGCCGCGCTGCTGGCCGACCCCTCCGCGCCCGACGAGCCCGGCCGGGCCGCGCTGCTCGCCCACCACGCGCTGGCCGCGCACGACCTGCCCACCGCGCTCGCCGCGTCGGTCCGGGCCGCGCGCGAGGCCGACGAGCAGGAGGCCCCGGCCGAGCTGCTGCTGCACGCCGAGCGCGCGCTCGAGCTGTGGTCGGCGGTGCCCGGCGCCGAGGAGGTGGCCGGGACGGCCGAGCACGAGGTCACGCGGATGGCGGCCTGGGCGGCGAGCGCCACGGGCGACCCCGAGCGCGGCTCGGCGCTGGGCCGGCGCGCGCTGGAGATCGCCGAGCGCCGCGGCGATCCGGTGCTCACGGCGAAGACGCGCCTGAAGTACGCGATGCGGCTCGTCGACCGCGGCGACGACCTGCGCGAGGCCCGCGCCGCCGCGGAGCAGTCGCTGGCCGTGCTCGCGGGCGGGCCGCCGTCGGGCGAGCTGGCCTGGTGCCACGCGGTGCTGGCCCGCGCGCACTACCGGGTCGACGACTTCCCGGCGTCGGTGCGCTGCGGCGAGCAGGCGCTGGAGGTCGCGGCCGCGCTGCCCGACGACGACGCCGCGCAGGCCGCCGCGGCCGACGCGCTCGCCACCATCGCGGGCTGCGAGGCCTACTCCGGCCGGCCCGAGCAGGCCCGGGAGCGGCTGGCCGCCGCGCGCTCGCTGGCCCGCCGCGCCGGCGACCTCGGGGCCGAGCTGCGCACCTACTCCGCCGTCGGCTTCTCGCTGCTGGAGGAGTGCCGGTTCACCGCGGCCGCCGCCGAGCTCGCCGAGGGCGAGGGGCGGGCCGCGGCCACCGGCCTGCGCTGGAGCATGCCCGGGCTCGACGTCCGGGTCGCCCACGTCGTGGCCCGGTTCCTCGCGGGAGACTGGGACGCCGCCGAGACCGCCGCCGACCTCGCCGGGGCGGCGGTGCCGGCCAGCGTCTCGGCGCGCCTCGTCGGCGCCGGGCTGCTCGTGGCCGCGGCCCGCGGCCGGTTCGACGTCGTCGAGCGCCGCCACGCCGAGCTCGGCCGCCGCCCCCCGGAGAACGTGCAGGCGGTGACGTTCCTCGGCGTCGCGGCCACCGAGTCGGCGCTGTGGCGGGGCGAGCCCGACGAGGCGGTCGCCCGGGCGGCCGCGGCGCGGGCCGCGCTCGACGCCATCGAGCCGTTCCAGTTCGGCGCCATCGCGCTGGCGGCGATCGGGGTAGCCGCGCACGCCCAGCGGGCCGCGGCGGGCGCCGACGCCGGCGAGGCCCGGGACGCGGCGCGGCTGCTGGTCGGCGTCGCGGAGGAGACGGCCCGGCGCGGGCTGCCGCGCGGCACCGAGATGGGTCCCGAGGGCCGGGCCTGGCTGCTGCGCGCCCGCGCCGAGCTCACCCGCCTCACCGGGCCCGACCCGTCGGCGTGGGACGGCGTCGTCGCCGCGTTCGGCTACGAGGTCGACGGCGGCTCCGAGGCGGTCGTCCGGGCGGGGCTCGGCTACCGCGGCGCCTGCGCCGCCCTGCTCCGCGCCGAGGCCCGGCTCGCCACCGGCGCGCCCGGCGCGGCCGACGACCTCGCCGCCGCGCACCGCACGGCCACCGCCCTGCGCGCCGCCCCGCTGCTCGACGCCGTCGGGGCGCTGGCCGCCCGGGCGGGCGTCACGCCCGCGGGCGCGCCCGCCCCCGCGGGCGACGTCCTCACCCCCCGGGAGCGGTCGGTGCTGGAGCAGGTGGCCCTGGGCGGCACCAACCGCCGGATCGGCGCCGCGCTGTTCATCAGCGAGAAGACGGTGAGCGTCCACCTGTCCCGGGTGATGGCCAAGCTCGGCGTCACCAGCCGCACGGAGGCGGTCAGCGTCGCCTACGCCCGGGGGCTGCTCGGCCCGCGCCTCCCGGTCTGA
- the mrf gene encoding ribosome hibernation factor-recruiting GTPase MRF yields MPRPELLVLTGPTAPGVEDFVTRIRALDPDAAVLHHDLRDVGAGLVHRRLRTRHDDVTTTVELAHGCVSCTLREDLLPQLHALAAPGGPARIVLHLDPVLEPEQVCWALLHVLVDGTTVADEVDLRGVVAVVDAGTWLADATGDATLPARGCPELPDDERTVAQVAVGQAEFADLIVLTGTADAWERARLDAVLARLVPGAPRLPVRELDDRVFLASAVRRGRPADVHAALLRGSPPLDADCGVRLVVFSARRPFHPGRLHDALDVLLDGVVRARGRLWLATRPDAVLWLESAGGGLRVGHAGDWLDGAGDEAWEAASAERRAIASLGWHPRFGDRAQDVVVLAHDADPDEIDAALRGALLTDAELAAGPGAWSALPDPFGWWHTDPCSPAADAVAGTDGRSEEEH; encoded by the coding sequence GTGCCCCGCCCCGAGCTCCTCGTGCTGACCGGGCCGACCGCGCCCGGCGTCGAGGACTTCGTCACCCGCATCCGCGCCCTCGACCCCGACGCCGCCGTCCTGCACCACGACCTGCGCGACGTCGGCGCAGGCCTGGTGCACCGCCGGCTGCGCACCCGCCACGACGACGTCACCACCACCGTCGAGCTGGCCCACGGCTGCGTCTCCTGCACGCTGCGCGAGGACCTGCTCCCGCAGCTGCACGCGCTCGCCGCCCCCGGCGGCCCGGCGCGGATCGTGCTGCACCTGGACCCCGTGCTCGAACCCGAGCAGGTGTGCTGGGCTCTGCTGCACGTGCTGGTCGACGGCACGACCGTCGCCGACGAGGTCGACCTGCGCGGCGTCGTCGCGGTCGTCGACGCCGGCACCTGGCTCGCCGACGCCACCGGCGACGCGACGCTGCCCGCGCGCGGCTGCCCGGAGCTGCCGGACGACGAGCGCACCGTCGCGCAGGTCGCCGTCGGGCAGGCGGAGTTCGCCGACCTGATCGTTCTCACCGGCACCGCCGACGCGTGGGAGCGCGCCCGGCTCGACGCCGTGCTCGCCCGGCTCGTGCCCGGCGCCCCGCGGCTGCCGGTCCGCGAGCTGGACGACCGGGTGTTCCTCGCCTCCGCCGTGCGGCGCGGGCGGCCCGCCGACGTCCACGCGGCGCTGCTGCGCGGGTCTCCCCCGCTCGACGCCGACTGCGGCGTCCGGCTCGTCGTGTTCTCCGCGCGCCGCCCGTTCCACCCCGGGCGCCTGCACGACGCGCTCGACGTCCTGCTCGACGGCGTCGTCCGCGCCCGCGGCCGCCTCTGGCTCGCGACCCGCCCCGACGCCGTGCTGTGGCTGGAGTCGGCGGGCGGCGGGCTGCGCGTCGGGCACGCCGGCGACTGGCTCGACGGGGCCGGCGACGAGGCCTGGGAGGCGGCGTCGGCGGAGCGGCGCGCGATCGCGTCGCTGGGCTGGCACCCGCGCTTCGGCGACCGCGCGCAGGACGTGGTCGTGCTCGCCCACGACGCCGACCCCGACGAGATCGACGCCGCGCTGCGCGGCGCCCTGCTGACCGACGCCGAGCTCGCGGCCGGCCCCGGCGCGTGGAGCGCGCTGCCCGACCCGTTCGGCTGGTGGCACACCGACCCCTGCTCTCCCGCCGCCGACGCGGTGGCGGGCACCGACGGCCGCTCCGAGGAGGAGCACTGA
- the rpmG gene encoding 50S ribosomal protein L33, whose translation MARSNELRPVVKMRSTAGTGTTYVTRKNRRNDPDRMTLRKYDPVVRRHVDFREER comes from the coding sequence ATGGCCCGCAGCAACGAGCTCCGGCCGGTCGTGAAGATGCGCTCGACGGCCGGCACCGGCACCACGTACGTCACGCGCAAGAACCGGCGCAACGACCCGGACCGCATGACCCTGCGCAAGTACGACCCGGTCGTCCGGCGCCACGTCGACTTCCGCGAGGAGCGCTGA
- the rpsR gene encoding 30S ribosomal protein S18, producing the protein MAVRPVRVLRKKTNPLHAKKITEVDWKDTALLRQFVSDRGKIRARRVTGLTPQQQRQVAVAIRNAREMALLPHPHAGRS; encoded by the coding sequence GTGGCCGTCCGTCCCGTCCGCGTGCTGCGGAAGAAGACCAACCCGCTGCACGCGAAGAAGATCACCGAGGTCGACTGGAAGGACACGGCGCTGCTGCGCCAGTTCGTCTCCGACCGCGGCAAGATCCGCGCGCGGCGGGTGACCGGCCTGACGCCCCAGCAGCAGCGGCAGGTCGCCGTCGCCATCCGCAACGCCCGCGAGATGGCACTGCTGCCCCACCCGCACGCCGGGAGGAGCTGA
- the rpmB gene encoding 50S ribosomal protein L28 has product MSRRCQLTGRQPGFGNTVSHSHRRTSRRWDPNIQVKRYRVEGRTVRLRLTADAIRTIDRIGIDAAVARIRAQGGKV; this is encoded by the coding sequence GTGTCGAGGCGCTGCCAGCTGACCGGGCGCCAGCCCGGCTTCGGCAACACCGTGTCCCACTCCCACCGGCGCACGAGCCGCCGCTGGGACCCGAACATCCAGGTGAAGCGCTACCGCGTCGAGGGCCGGACGGTGCGCCTGCGCCTGACCGCCGACGCGATCCGCACGATCGACCGCATCGGCATCGACGCCGCGGTGGCCCGCATCCGCGCCCAAGGGGGGAAGGTCTGA
- the rpsN gene encoding 30S ribosomal protein S14, with the protein MAKTSKIVKNERRKAVVARHAERRAQLKAVIARPTTSDDERAAAVRELRRQPRDASATRVRNRDASDGRPRGHLRKFGLSRVKFRDLAHAGHLPGVRTSSW; encoded by the coding sequence ATGGCGAAGACCAGCAAGATCGTGAAGAACGAGCGGCGCAAGGCCGTGGTGGCGCGGCACGCGGAGCGCCGCGCCCAGCTCAAGGCCGTCATCGCGCGGCCGACCACGTCCGACGACGAGCGCGCCGCCGCCGTCCGCGAACTCCGCCGCCAGCCGCGCGACGCGAGCGCCACGCGCGTGCGCAACCGGGACGCCTCCGACGGCCGCCCGCGCGGTCACCTGCGCAAGTTCGGCCTGTCGCGGGTGAAGTTCCGGGACCTCGCGCACGCCGGTCACCTGCCGGGGGTGCGCACGTCGAGCTGGTGA
- the rpmG gene encoding 50S ribosomal protein L33, translating to MGKATDVRPKITLACEQCKHRNYITKKNRRNDPDRLAVKKFCSNCGTHREHRETR from the coding sequence ATGGGTAAGGCCACGGACGTCCGGCCGAAGATCACGCTGGCGTGCGAGCAGTGCAAGCACCGCAACTACATCACGAAGAAGAACCGGCGCAACGATCCTGACCGCCTCGCGGTCAAGAAGTTCTGCTCCAACTGCGGCACGCACCGCGAGCACCGCGAGACCCGCTGA